CACGCGAACCATCGGCGCGGCGTGCGCGTGTCCCCCACACGCCGGGTCCACCCTGTCTGCGCCAGATACCCGCGCCGCGACGCGGAGAAATCCCCGAGCCGGCCGTCGGGATCGGCGATCCACTCCCATTCCTGGCCGCCGGCGCGGAAGAGGATGCGCGCCGCCCAGTCGTCCGCGTCTACGTCGACGCCGCCATCGACATCGGTGGTCACCAGGATCGGCCCCTCGTCGTTCGCGATGACGGCGAACGCGAAGTTCTTCCTGCCGAACGCGAGGTGACCCCACTCCAGGGAACCGTCCTCGTACTCGGTCGCGAACGAGCCCCAGACATGCTCGAGGTCTTCGAAGATCACGCTCTCGCGCCAGTCGATCCCGCTCGGCATGTAGCTCTGGTCGAAGAGGGTGAATCCGCGCACCGGCTTCCCCAGGATCGTGCCCTCCGCCCGGTAGAGCTGGGACGCGTAGAACGCCGACTCGGTGCGGTCCGGCATGTAAACCTGGAACCCCGGGCCGCCGATCGTCGCTTCGATGGACATGATGTCCCCCTCGGACCACTCCATCGAGGTGTCGCTCACGCGCAACGCGAACGGCTGCTCGCCGGGCATCGGTTGTCCTTCGTAGGCGTGCACGTCGGGATCGATCCGGCGGGTGATCGCTCCCCGCGCGGCGCGAACCGAAGCCGGGTCGACGCGGAGCTGGCCGTCGCGCACGGCCATGAGCCCGAGCCCCGAGGTCAGCGGCCCGACGAGCTTTCGGTACAGCCCGTACAGGTTCCCGGTCTCGTCGCGCAGCGCCCCGTAGGCCCAGATCCCTTGCAACGGCAGCCCGAAACGGGTCGCCTGCGGGTGCATGTCCTCGAGCCGCGGCGTGTAGACGTCGACCAGCGGCCGGAAGCCGAAATCTCCTCGGAAACGATGTGATGCGCTCATAGACGATGGCTCCTGGACGGCCGGCCTCGGGCTTGGCCATGGGGGTCAGCAGGCTAAAAAATAGCACTCGTTCAGCCTTTTCAGTAATGATGAAGTCCCTTGATCGGGCCGCCTTTCCGGCCGGCTCGAGCGCCTTGACCGGCCAACGGTGAGAAAAGTATAATTAGTTTAACTGTACGGGCCGGAGCGGCGATTTGGCGTCGCGCGCGCCGTCAAAGGGGTGGCTGGTGCTGAAGTCGTCTTCCGACGGAACCGTACGGAGCCCGGCGGTATTGCTGACTGCCCGGGCCGGCGTGGAACTGCCGATGGTCGTCGAGGATGGCGGCTCTACCTGGACGTTCCAGAAGCTTGCGGCGGCGGCGGCCGCGGTCGCGCAGGACATCGGGCCGCTCCCCGCAGACGCGCGCGTCGCGCTCACCGCTCCCAACGGAGCCGCGTTCCTGGCCTCGCTCGGCGGCGTCTGGCTCGCCGGCGGTGTTCCGGCGCTGGTGTCCTCCGCGCTCCCCGAGCACGAACGCGCCGGCCTGCTCGAGGTGCTGTCGCCCGCACTGGTGGTCGCGACGGCCGAGCTCGGGCTCGACCCGGACGTGGCCTTGGACGAAGAACGCCTCTTCACGTCGGACGCCGCCGTTCCCGAGGCGCCGCTCGCGCGGCTGGATGCTCCGGCTCTGATCCTGTTCACCTCCGGCACGACCGGACGCCCGAAAGGCGTCGTGTACAGCATGCGGATGGCGTGGGGGCTCATCGACCGCATCGCCGCCCACGCGGTGGATCCCGACGCGTTGCCGAGGCCGGTCGCGGCGCCGCCCCGTCAGGTGACGGCGACGCCGATGGCGCACATGGCCGGCATCTTCGGGACCCTGTTCTCGCTGTGGCGCGGCCGGGGGATCATCTCGGTGCGGCGCTTCGAGCCCCGTCGTTTCGCCGAGCTCGTGCGCGCCCATCACGTGACCAACCTTGCGCTGACCCCGACGATGATGCGGATGCTGCTCGACGCTGAAGTCGGCGATCTCGCGCCGCCGGCGAAGATCGTTACGACCGGCGCCGCTCCGGTGCCGCCGGCCCTCCGCGAGGAATTCGAGACGCGTTTCGGCATCCCGGTGCAGATCTCGTACGGGCAGACCGAGACCGGAGTGATCGCCTTCGAGCAGATCGCCGATCTGCGCGACGGGAGACGACACGCGCCGGGACTCGTCGGACGTGTGGTTCCCGGCATCGAGCTGCAGATCCGCGGCGCGGCGGGCCGCGTCCTCCCCCCCGACGGCGAGGGAGAGATCTGGGTCCGTGGGGGTGACGTCTCGCCGAGCCTCATCGGGACCGACGACTCGCGGCTCGACGCCGACGGCTGGCTCGCCACCGGGGATGTCGGCAGCCTCGACGCGGACGGCTACCTCACGATCACCGGACGGGCGAGAGAGGTCATCATCCGCGGCGGCTTCAATGTGGTCCCCGTCGAGGTTGAGCGCGAGCTCATCGAGCACCCTGCGATCGCCGAGGCGGCGGTCGTCGGTATCCCCGACGGCCGCTTGGGAGAAGTTCCGCACGCGTGGGTGCGGCTGGCGCCGGGGACCGAAGCGACCGCCGAGGAGTTGACCCGGTGGTTGCGTGAGCGGCTCGCCCACTACAAGGTGCCCGTCGAGTTCTGGTTCGTGGACGATTTCGACCGCACCGAGACCGGCAAGATCCGCAAGCAGGTTCTGGTCGCGACCCTCGCCGTTTAGCCTCGATTTCAGGAACCCACCTCGTTTGGTCTGCTGAAGATCGCTAGCTTGGTGATCCGGATCACCTTGCTACGCAACGCCTGTCTTACCAAGACTGTCGTCTTCGGCGATTAGGATTAAGCTTGTCGAGGGGGGTCGCGTGGACATCGGCAGGACACTCGTACCGTTGGGCAAGGGCGCCTTCTCAGTCCCCACTACTTGTCGCATCCTGCAACCCGGTATGACACCCCGCAAGGTCCACTATTGGCTTGACACCCAGCTCATCGGGGAACCCATCTACAAGGGCTCTCCTGGGC
This Actinomycetota bacterium DNA region includes the following protein-coding sequences:
- a CDS encoding long-chain fatty acid--CoA ligase; its protein translation is MLKSSSDGTVRSPAVLLTARAGVELPMVVEDGGSTWTFQKLAAAAAAVAQDIGPLPADARVALTAPNGAAFLASLGGVWLAGGVPALVSSALPEHERAGLLEVLSPALVVATAELGLDPDVALDEERLFTSDAAVPEAPLARLDAPALILFTSGTTGRPKGVVYSMRMAWGLIDRIAAHAVDPDALPRPVAAPPRQVTATPMAHMAGIFGTLFSLWRGRGIISVRRFEPRRFAELVRAHHVTNLALTPTMMRMLLDAEVGDLAPPAKIVTTGAAPVPPALREEFETRFGIPVQISYGQTETGVIAFEQIADLRDGRRHAPGLVGRVVPGIELQIRGAAGRVLPPDGEGEIWVRGGDVSPSLIGTDDSRLDADGWLATGDVGSLDADGYLTITGRAREVIIRGGFNVVPVEVERELIEHPAIAEAAVVGIPDGRLGEVPHAWVRLAPGTEATAEELTRWLRERLAHYKVPVEFWFVDDFDRTETGKIRKQVLVATLAV